One genomic window of Actinoplanes lobatus includes the following:
- a CDS encoding class I SAM-dependent DNA methyltransferase — translation MRDLDFLDQTRSSYDTVAASYSTLFTDDLPRQPLKRSLLALFTDLVDGPAADVGCGPGHVTAFLHGRGLDVFGVDLSPGMVEQARANYPDLRFEVGSMTALDLPTESLAGLNAWFSTIHVPDRELPGVFAEFHRVLRPGAHLMLAFQAGDDDKHYTEAWGHEVTLTIHRRRPEAVAALLTEAGFEPAVTTIHEIPPPYTVPNPTRQGAFLIVRKR, via the coding sequence ATGCGCGATCTGGACTTCCTCGATCAAACCCGTTCCTCGTACGACACGGTGGCCGCCAGCTACTCCACCCTGTTCACCGACGACCTGCCGCGCCAGCCGCTGAAGCGAAGCCTGCTCGCCCTCTTCACCGACCTGGTGGACGGCCCGGCCGCCGACGTCGGTTGCGGCCCCGGCCACGTCACCGCTTTCCTGCACGGCCGGGGCCTGGACGTCTTCGGTGTCGACCTCTCCCCCGGCATGGTCGAACAGGCTCGCGCCAACTACCCGGACCTACGTTTCGAGGTTGGCTCGATGACCGCCCTCGACCTGCCCACCGAAAGCCTCGCCGGCCTGAACGCCTGGTTCTCCACCATCCACGTACCGGACCGCGAACTACCCGGCGTGTTCGCCGAATTCCACCGCGTACTACGACCCGGCGCCCACCTGATGCTGGCCTTCCAGGCCGGCGACGACGACAAGCACTACACCGAGGCGTGGGGTCACGAGGTCACCCTGACCATCCATCGCCGCCGCCCGGAAGCGGTCGCCGCCCTGCTCACCGAAGCCGGCTTCGAGCCGGCGGTGACAACGATCCACGAGATCCCCCCGCCCTACACCGTCCCGAACCCCACAAGGCAGGGCGCCTTCCTGATCGTCCGCAAACGCTGA
- a CDS encoding glycoside hydrolase family 13 protein, with the protein MTDQLIAPPTVEAPPASWWRNAVIYQIYPRSFADSNGDGIGDLPGISSRLPYLRDLGVDAVWLSPFYASPQADAGYDVSDYRTVDPIFGTVADAEQLIAGAHALGLRVIVDLVPNHSSDQHDWFKRALAEGPGSPFRERYHFRPGKGENGELPPNDWPSIFGGPAWTRVADGEWYLHLFAPEQPDFNWEHPAVRDEFKTILRFWLDLGVDGFRVDVAHGMVKEDGLPDIGDTGEWHLLGAGESPFFDRDGVHEIYRDWRKILDEYPGERIAVAEAWAPTLARVSNYVRDDELHQAFNFSYLGTAWNVHEQRQMIEDSLAAMREVGAPTTWTLSNHDVVRHTTRLMQKIDGEAAGRKPTAVDDAAGLRRGRAASTLMLALPGSAYLYQGEELGLPEVVDLPPEVRQDPAFHRAAGQDGYRDGCRVPIPWSGSEAPYGFGPDGGGSWLPQPDSWAALSVAAQAGATGSTLELYRSALAIRRTDPALAPTDNLRWVPAPAGVLAFEREVEGAPVFRCTVNMSDQPVAVGRPGELLLASGPIDGTSDNVVLPPDTTVWWSL; encoded by the coding sequence ATGACGGATCAACTGATCGCACCGCCCACCGTGGAGGCGCCCCCGGCATCGTGGTGGCGCAACGCGGTCATCTACCAGATCTACCCGCGCAGCTTCGCCGACTCGAACGGCGACGGCATCGGCGACCTGCCCGGCATCAGCAGCCGGCTGCCGTATCTGCGGGATCTCGGTGTGGACGCGGTGTGGCTCTCCCCCTTCTACGCCTCGCCGCAGGCGGACGCGGGCTACGACGTCTCGGACTACCGGACCGTCGACCCGATCTTCGGCACCGTCGCCGACGCCGAGCAGTTGATCGCCGGCGCGCACGCCCTCGGTCTGCGAGTCATCGTCGACCTGGTTCCCAACCACTCCTCGGACCAGCACGACTGGTTCAAGCGGGCGCTCGCCGAGGGCCCCGGCTCGCCGTTCCGCGAGCGCTACCACTTCCGCCCCGGCAAGGGTGAGAACGGCGAACTCCCGCCGAACGACTGGCCGTCGATCTTCGGCGGGCCGGCCTGGACCCGCGTCGCGGACGGCGAGTGGTACCTGCACCTGTTCGCCCCCGAACAGCCCGACTTCAACTGGGAGCACCCGGCCGTACGGGACGAGTTCAAGACCATCCTGCGGTTCTGGCTCGACCTGGGCGTCGACGGCTTCCGGGTGGACGTGGCGCACGGCATGGTCAAGGAGGACGGCCTGCCCGACATCGGCGACACCGGCGAGTGGCACCTGCTCGGCGCCGGTGAGAGCCCGTTCTTCGACCGGGACGGCGTGCACGAGATCTACCGCGACTGGCGCAAGATCCTCGACGAGTACCCCGGCGAGCGCATCGCCGTGGCCGAGGCGTGGGCGCCGACGCTGGCCCGGGTCTCCAACTACGTCCGCGACGACGAACTGCACCAGGCGTTCAACTTCAGCTACCTGGGCACCGCGTGGAACGTGCACGAGCAGCGCCAGATGATCGAGGACTCGCTCGCCGCCATGCGCGAGGTGGGCGCTCCGACCACCTGGACACTGTCCAACCACGACGTGGTCCGCCACACCACCCGCCTGATGCAGAAGATCGACGGCGAGGCGGCCGGCCGCAAACCCACCGCGGTCGACGACGCGGCCGGTCTGCGCCGCGGTCGCGCGGCCAGCACGCTGATGCTCGCCCTGCCCGGTTCGGCCTACCTCTACCAGGGCGAGGAGCTCGGCCTGCCCGAGGTCGTCGACCTGCCGCCGGAGGTGCGCCAGGACCCGGCGTTCCACCGGGCCGCCGGCCAGGACGGCTACCGCGACGGCTGCCGCGTGCCGATCCCGTGGAGCGGCTCCGAGGCCCCGTACGGCTTCGGCCCCGACGGCGGCGGAAGCTGGCTGCCGCAGCCGGACTCGTGGGCGGCCCTCAGCGTCGCGGCGCAGGCCGGCGCCACCGGCTCCACCCTGGAGCTGTACCGCTCGGCCCTCGCGATCCGCCGCACCGACCCGGCGCTCGCCCCCACCGACAACCTGCGCTGGGTGCCCGCACCGGCCGGCGTGCTCGCCTTCGAACGCGAGGTCGAGGGCGCACCGGTCTTCCGCTGCACGGTCAACATGAGCGACCAGCCGGTCGCCGTCGGCCGCCCCGGCGAGCTGCTGCTGGCCAGCGGCCCGATCGACGGCACCAGCGACAACGTGGTCCTTCCGCCGGACACCACCGTGTGGTGGTCCCTCTAG
- a CDS encoding LacI family DNA-binding transcriptional regulator, whose protein sequence is MSSRKATSNDVAAAAGVSRSAVSFAFNNPQRISVATRERILAAAEELGYTPDPLGRMLRAGTTNSIGVLLPQRLAWILENPYYSRFLMGAGQVCDQEGYTLLLTPPLQDSVLKAIPYAAVDGFVVCGLEADRGEVAELSRRGIPFVLIDSDRVPGAPSVEVDDRGGAREVARYLLDLGHRRLAVLSMDPGAAVTERGYRGPLARRMAGIADALAECDLTMADVQLVEVPVTRAEGYRATRDLMAGGHAPTAILALSDILAYGAVDALQELAIKVPSEVSVTGFDDLSESAWFRPRLTTVRQPIVTKGRMAAEFLISAIRGEEQHPHQVLGTSLIVRESTTKPA, encoded by the coding sequence ATGTCGTCGAGGAAGGCCACGTCGAACGACGTCGCGGCAGCGGCGGGCGTCTCCCGCTCGGCGGTCTCGTTCGCGTTCAACAACCCGCAGCGGATCTCGGTGGCGACCAGGGAGCGGATCCTGGCCGCCGCCGAGGAACTGGGCTACACGCCGGACCCGCTGGGCCGGATGCTGCGGGCCGGCACCACCAACTCGATCGGCGTGCTGCTGCCCCAGCGGCTGGCCTGGATCCTGGAGAACCCGTACTATTCCCGCTTCCTGATGGGCGCCGGGCAGGTGTGCGATCAGGAGGGTTACACGCTGCTGCTCACCCCGCCGCTGCAGGACTCGGTGCTCAAGGCCATTCCGTACGCCGCGGTCGACGGTTTCGTCGTCTGCGGCCTGGAGGCCGACCGCGGCGAGGTGGCCGAGCTGAGCCGGCGCGGCATCCCGTTCGTGCTGATCGACAGCGACCGGGTGCCGGGCGCGCCCAGCGTCGAGGTCGACGACCGGGGCGGCGCCCGCGAGGTGGCCCGCTACCTGCTCGATCTCGGCCACCGCCGGCTGGCAGTGCTGTCCATGGACCCGGGCGCCGCGGTGACCGAGCGCGGCTACCGGGGGCCGCTGGCCCGGCGGATGGCCGGGATCGCCGACGCGCTGGCCGAATGCGATCTCACGATGGCCGACGTCCAGCTCGTCGAGGTGCCGGTGACCCGCGCCGAGGGCTACCGGGCGACCCGGGACCTGATGGCCGGTGGGCACGCTCCCACCGCTATCCTCGCGCTGTCCGACATCCTCGCGTACGGGGCCGTGGATGCCTTGCAAGAACTTGCAATAAAAGTGCCCTCAGAGGTGTCCGTGACCGGGTTCGACGACCTCTCCGAGTCGGCCTGGTTCCGTCCCCGGCTCACCACCGTCCGGCAGCCGATCGTCACCAAGGGGCGGATGGCCGCGGAGTTCCTGATCTCGGCGATCAGGGGTGAGGAACAGCACCCGCACCAGGTTCTCGGCACCTCGCTGATCGTCCGGGAATCAACCACAAAACCGGCATAA